From Sulfuracidifex tepidarius, one genomic window encodes:
- a CDS encoding class I SAM-dependent methyltransferase: MRILACPIDGTPIDENRLTCEKEHKFYKVDGYYDFVLKDVKVDDVLEKVAPLYENVWAPIGMFITSHRTYSSIMREIADHVSGDVVVDVGTGPGRLFDFVKCGTCVGVDLSSKFLKMLVTKRKNVIAVKGNALGLPILSEVADGVASSFVLHMIPNPSVAIKEISRITKKGGNVAVTVLANSNFFGRTLSKWWKLDLRSKDVYASYFSDNGIEVKEMKNMGPWVMIKGEKR; this comes from the coding sequence GTGAGAATCTTAGCTTGTCCCATTGATGGGACCCCAATAGATGAGAACAGATTAACGTGTGAAAAGGAACACAAGTTTTACAAGGTTGATGGCTATTACGACTTCGTATTGAAGGACGTTAAGGTAGATGACGTCTTAGAGAAGGTAGCTCCGCTTTATGAGAACGTTTGGGCTCCAATAGGTATGTTCATAACGTCGCATAGGACTTACAGCTCGATCATGAGGGAAATAGCAGATCACGTTTCTGGAGACGTAGTTGTGGATGTAGGCACGGGACCTGGTAGGCTCTTCGACTTCGTAAAGTGCGGCACATGCGTCGGAGTGGACCTCTCTTCAAAGTTTCTGAAAATGCTAGTTACCAAGAGAAAGAACGTCATCGCAGTTAAAGGGAATGCGTTGGGGTTACCTATTTTAAGCGAAGTTGCTGACGGTGTCGCGTCCTCCTTTGTCCTCCACATGATACCTAATCCGTCTGTCGCCATAAAGGAGATATCGAGGATAACCAAGAAGGGTGGAAATGTAGCAGTTACGGTTTTAGCTAACAGCAACTTCTTTGGGAGAACCCTGTCAAAGTGGTGGAAGCTCGACTTGAGGTCTAAAGACGTGTATGCTTCCTACTTCTCCGATAACGGAATAGAAGTGAAGGAGATGAAGAATATGGGACCTTGGGTCATGATAAAAGGAGAGAAGAGATAA
- a CDS encoding CBS domain-containing protein yields MLGEEQISLSSSAFVSDAIFFMKRNNIRRIVVRDNQETYGVFTVDEALHHILEGTVDIKLIEARKKKPIAEEDFDLKRIVSRMVKENSDFVLVDKKIVTEKDVVKSFDWDLVDEVVSSISNEGIVIPPYTRLFTAIEIMVKKGVRHLVIGEKEPMGVLSARDVVFSYGEIGLNAETSSFIQPSLVSVSGDMKLREAVKIMLSRNVGAVVVREDQVKLFTLRDLIKVISKHM; encoded by the coding sequence ATGCTAGGTGAAGAACAGATCTCGCTTTCATCTTCGGCTTTCGTATCAGATGCGATATTCTTTATGAAGAGGAACAACATCAGGAGGATAGTAGTTAGGGACAACCAGGAAACTTACGGAGTGTTCACCGTAGATGAGGCTTTGCACCACATATTGGAGGGAACTGTAGATATCAAGTTGATAGAGGCAAGGAAAAAGAAGCCTATAGCGGAAGAGGACTTCGACCTCAAAAGGATAGTCTCCAGAATGGTGAAGGAGAACTCTGACTTCGTCCTGGTCGACAAGAAGATAGTCACGGAAAAGGACGTGGTAAAGAGCTTCGATTGGGACTTAGTTGACGAAGTAGTATCGTCCATATCTAATGAAGGAATAGTTATCCCTCCTTATACCAGACTTTTCACAGCTATTGAAATAATGGTGAAGAAGGGAGTCAGACACCTAGTAATAGGTGAGAAGGAACCTATGGGAGTCCTTTCCGCCAGAGACGTAGTGTTCTCCTACGGCGAAATAGGGCTAAACGCTGAGACATCTTCTTTCATCCAGCCGTCCCTCGTTTCGGTGTCGGGGGACATGAAGCTCAGAGAAGCAGTGAAAATAATGCTGTCGAGAAACGTTGGAGCTGTCGTAGTTAGGGAAGATCAAGTTAAATTGTTTACTTTAAGAGACTTGATAAAAGTTATTTCAAAGCATATGTAA
- the mobB gene encoding molybdopterin-guanine dinucleotide biosynthesis protein B codes for MNCIFQIAGLKDTGKTSVIESVLNKVKRNNEKIKIAVIKKSHHVVDPEGKDTWRFRKAGAHVVLFYGGDNVTSILIEENPLDFLDLLPSDAVLIEGFNQEEIGEKFIITSPEEVENLSSVISSKIEECYTIKRIVVDGDTREVRENSNLWLMYNLMKKLGVKEVKLKC; via the coding sequence ATGAATTGTATCTTCCAGATCGCTGGGCTCAAGGACACGGGTAAGACCTCGGTGATAGAGTCGGTGTTAAACAAGGTCAAGAGAAACAATGAAAAAATAAAGATAGCAGTGATCAAGAAGTCCCATCACGTTGTAGACCCTGAAGGAAAGGACACGTGGAGGTTCAGAAAGGCAGGGGCTCATGTGGTCCTCTTTTACGGTGGAGATAACGTTACCTCAATCCTCATTGAGGAGAATCCGTTGGATTTCTTGGATCTATTGCCCAGCGATGCAGTCCTCATAGAGGGTTTCAACCAGGAAGAAATAGGTGAGAAGTTCATTATAACCTCGCCTGAGGAAGTTGAAAATTTGTCCTCCGTGATAAGTTCGAAGATAGAGGAGTGTTACACGATAAAGAGAATAGTGGTAGACGGAGATACACGGGAGGTAAGGGAGAACTCTAACTTATGGCTAATGTATAATTTAATGAAGAAATTGGGAGTTAAAGAGGTAAAGTTGAAATGCTAG
- a CDS encoding molybdopterin molybdotransferase MoeA gives MALISLEEARRLINDYSFNLRCKAKEMDVLRAGGRALARDLIATKNVPDKRLSAMDGYAVRYEDLKLGRLRISGKVFPDSVQPSLMPGEAYYVATGAPIPSGADTVVRVENSRTTEDGYVEFKGEVMRGKDIREVGEDAKEGDVILRRGEILTANKIGLVLTQGVKSIDVMDLQFSIFANGDELAPFYSDEGNRDIISPMVMEFLRPFGSSKYLGVARDNIEDVRSNILKGVEESDVVISIGGSSVGEKDFVKRVIREEGDLLFEGISTNVIKRGAMGAIKGKPVLVLPGQVVSAFLVLHELVFSLLSRFGVQRRKLKVKLGEELLVTHNMDSTFLFQIDGCYAKPMRWGVGLYSELAKANSYGYLKRLSHYRKGEEIELYLL, from the coding sequence ATGGCATTAATATCACTAGAGGAAGCCAGAAGGTTGATCAATGATTACTCGTTTAACTTGAGATGTAAAGCGAAGGAGATGGACGTCTTAAGGGCTGGAGGTAGGGCTTTAGCTAGGGACTTGATCGCGACCAAGAACGTACCTGATAAGAGGTTGTCGGCGATGGACGGATATGCAGTCAGGTACGAAGACCTGAAGCTCGGTAGACTGAGGATCTCAGGAAAGGTCTTTCCAGACTCGGTTCAACCCTCCCTAATGCCCGGGGAGGCTTATTACGTTGCTACTGGAGCTCCAATCCCTTCAGGAGCGGACACAGTGGTAAGGGTAGAGAACTCCAGAACGACTGAGGACGGTTACGTGGAGTTCAAAGGAGAGGTAATGAGAGGGAAGGACATCAGAGAGGTAGGCGAGGACGCGAAGGAGGGAGACGTCATATTGAGGAGAGGGGAGATCTTGACTGCTAACAAGATCGGACTTGTCCTCACACAAGGAGTGAAGAGCATAGACGTAATGGATTTACAGTTCTCTATCTTCGCCAACGGTGACGAACTCGCACCTTTCTACAGCGATGAGGGGAACAGAGACATCATCTCCCCTATGGTAATGGAGTTCCTCCGCCCGTTCGGTAGCTCTAAGTATTTAGGTGTAGCCAGAGACAACATTGAAGACGTCAGGTCTAACATCTTGAAGGGTGTGGAGGAATCTGACGTCGTGATCTCCATTGGTGGATCGTCCGTGGGAGAGAAGGACTTCGTCAAGAGAGTGATAAGGGAGGAAGGAGACCTTCTCTTCGAGGGGATATCCACAAACGTGATTAAGAGAGGAGCTATGGGTGCAATAAAAGGGAAGCCTGTCCTGGTTCTTCCGGGTCAGGTAGTTTCTGCTTTCCTTGTCCTCCACGAGCTCGTTTTCTCTCTCCTCTCAAGGTTCGGCGTTCAGAGGAGGAAGCTGAAGGTAAAGTTGGGCGAGGAACTCTTGGTGACCCATAACATGGACTCTACTTTTCTTTTCCAAATAGACGGTTGTTACGCCAAACCCATGAGGTGGGGAGTCGGGCTATACAGTGAGCTAGCCAAGGCTAACTCATACGGTTATCTGAAGAGGCTTTCTCATTACAGAAAGGGAGAGGAGATTGAGCTCTATCTCCTTTGA
- a CDS encoding molybdenum cofactor guanylyltransferase translates to MSSISFDVMVLAGGMSRRFGCDKCSFRINGKTMLDRLVSELDPLIVTRHKRGYKREVVEEGEYGGPLKGVKEGVKHVRGEKVFITGCDYPFLTFRVVSSMCEKNYKVVSFYDGKVQPLLSCYSVSYLRDAIRKASRLSDLVTLSDEIYYVGYYEMKMYDPLLASIQDYDSITTHTKLRFSNSLVVIK, encoded by the coding sequence TTGAGCTCTATCTCCTTTGATGTAATGGTTTTAGCCGGAGGTATGTCCAGGAGGTTCGGGTGTGATAAGTGTTCCTTCAGGATCAACGGAAAGACCATGCTCGATAGACTTGTGTCAGAGCTAGACCCTTTGATAGTAACCAGACATAAGCGGGGTTACAAGAGGGAGGTAGTGGAGGAAGGTGAATATGGAGGACCGTTAAAAGGAGTTAAGGAAGGAGTCAAACATGTAAGAGGTGAGAAGGTTTTCATAACTGGGTGCGACTATCCGTTCCTTACTTTCAGGGTAGTCAGTTCTATGTGCGAAAAGAACTATAAGGTCGTTTCATTTTATGATGGTAAGGTACAACCCCTTCTCTCATGTTACTCCGTTTCGTATTTGAGAGACGCAATTCGAAAGGCATCGAGGTTGAGCGATCTGGTGACCCTTTCCGACGAAATATACTACGTGGGCTATTACGAGATGAAAATGTACGACCCGTTGTTGGCTTCGATCCAGGATTATGATTCCATAACGACACACACGAAATTAAGGTTCAGTAACAGCCTAGTGGTGATCAAGTAA
- a CDS encoding diphthine--ammonia ligase has product MKICSLFSGGKDSTYALHWAVLKGFEVTSLITFLPELEDSWMFQYQNVKFTEFQARSMGFPVKTFETSGEKEEEIEDLRRALLFCNNEGNQGVVTGALLSDYQRMNINMVAGELGMKVFSPLWRKDQEHYMRSLLNEGFKFIITHSASMGFPHHLVGKAVDERDIEEIILASRKYGFNPAFEGGEAETFVVDAPLFRHELEVKGNVICVSDSCTYSIKEVISE; this is encoded by the coding sequence ATGAAAATATGCTCTCTCTTTTCAGGGGGAAAGGACAGCACTTATGCTTTACATTGGGCAGTCCTTAAAGGTTTCGAAGTGACCAGCCTGATCACTTTCCTCCCTGAGCTAGAAGATTCATGGATGTTTCAATATCAGAACGTCAAATTCACTGAGTTCCAAGCAAGGTCGATGGGTTTCCCCGTAAAGACGTTTGAGACTTCCGGGGAAAAGGAAGAGGAGATCGAGGACCTCAGGAGGGCTTTGCTTTTCTGCAACAATGAGGGAAACCAGGGAGTTGTTACCGGAGCCCTACTTTCGGACTATCAGAGGATGAACATAAACATGGTTGCAGGTGAGCTAGGAATGAAGGTTTTCTCTCCACTCTGGAGGAAGGACCAAGAGCACTACATGAGGTCTCTACTTAATGAAGGTTTCAAGTTCATAATAACTCATTCAGCCTCAATGGGGTTTCCTCACCATTTGGTGGGGAAAGCGGTCGACGAACGAGACATAGAGGAAATCATCCTTGCGTCGAGGAAATACGGCTTCAACCCAGCCTTTGAAGGTGGCGAAGCAGAGACTTTCGTGGTAGACGCTCCTCTTTTCAGGCATGAGCTAGAGGTAAAAGGAAACGTTATCTGCGTTAGTGACTCATGCACTTACTCCATAAAAGAGGTGATATCGGAGTGA
- a CDS encoding amidohydrolase — MHLLHKRGDIGVKDFTVINCSLVVVSPWEVKSRVKVHVKDGVIDDVGDYQSGDVLDCEGGVLMSGLVNSHTHTPMSLLRGYKDDLDLHDWLRAMWEKEDDMSKEVMNVGSEISMIEMISSGTTSFVDMYFNPEGVRDLSEKYKVRAFAGETFMDTRESPEAVARRQRSLSSSRYFRPIVNVHSLYTASLESVRKAYEISEEQGTWIHMHISETREEVFQIKKRTGKFPIQLLHDEGLIDRIQAVHVGWVTNQELKYLSNATHCPTSNMKLATAGAFPFKEMYNAGANITLGTDGAASNNSLDMFREMKTAVLVQRHSYWDLWVKASHVLQASTLDGYKLIGVNGGEIRKGMVADMIILDPRRLRPLSEDRVLSNVVYNTTGDSVRKVLVDGNLIYDEEVKERFMGRLDELYSSIKSF, encoded by the coding sequence ATGCACTTACTCCATAAAAGAGGTGATATCGGAGTGAAGGACTTCACGGTCATCAACTGTTCCCTCGTGGTCGTCTCTCCTTGGGAGGTCAAGAGCAGAGTCAAGGTTCACGTGAAGGACGGTGTAATAGATGATGTAGGAGACTACCAGTCTGGAGACGTGCTGGACTGTGAAGGCGGAGTCCTCATGTCGGGACTAGTTAACTCTCACACTCACACGCCGATGAGCCTCCTCCGTGGCTATAAGGACGACCTTGACTTACACGACTGGTTGAGGGCAATGTGGGAAAAGGAAGACGACATGTCAAAGGAAGTGATGAACGTCGGTAGTGAGATATCCATGATAGAGATGATATCTTCAGGCACTACCTCATTTGTGGACATGTACTTCAACCCTGAAGGTGTCAGAGACTTATCGGAGAAATATAAGGTCAGGGCCTTCGCCGGAGAGACCTTCATGGACACAAGGGAAAGCCCGGAGGCCGTGGCGAGAAGACAGAGGTCCCTCTCCTCTTCACGTTACTTTAGGCCTATAGTCAATGTCCATTCCCTCTACACCGCCTCTTTGGAGAGCGTCAGAAAGGCTTACGAAATATCAGAGGAACAGGGGACTTGGATACACATGCACATCTCAGAGACGAGGGAAGAGGTCTTTCAGATCAAGAAAAGGACAGGGAAGTTCCCGATCCAATTGCTCCACGACGAAGGGTTGATAGATAGGATCCAAGCAGTGCACGTGGGTTGGGTTACCAACCAGGAATTAAAGTACTTGAGTAACGCTACGCACTGTCCCACTTCTAACATGAAATTGGCAACTGCTGGTGCATTTCCCTTCAAGGAAATGTATAACGCTGGAGCTAACATCACCCTCGGTACGGACGGGGCCGCGAGCAACAACTCACTTGACATGTTTAGGGAAATGAAGACTGCAGTGTTGGTTCAGAGGCACTCATACTGGGACTTATGGGTCAAGGCTTCTCACGTATTGCAGGCATCGACCCTTGACGGGTATAAGCTCATCGGTGTAAATGGAGGTGAGATAAGGAAAGGAATGGTAGCAGACATGATAATTTTAGACCCTAGAAGACTCAGACCTTTGAGTGAGGATAGGGTACTCTCGAACGTGGTGTACAATACCACAGGAGATTCAGTGAGAAAGGTCTTAGTGGACGGTAACTTAATTTACGATGAGGAAGTGAAGGAGAGGTTCATGGGTAGGCTAGACGAACTTTACAGTTCAATTAAGAGTTTTTGA
- a CDS encoding glycosyltransferase family 2 protein, with translation MPEVLIPVGPGDKKEWVQRTLASATAISDKVTVYDNSEREDLGELIDRFNVRHVKDRKLETVNMAKLRNKLLSLATENVVITMDSDVVIPSAESLVKKVNEDGYAYSWMHYAYSEEELKRPRAVGEENPNLGCAALNVEKIREIGMFDEKYARDEDIWLYSKLKKKGMTVGPVEERCLHLNSSHLRKDFRTSLREARRNLWRTKYDMMMVFDGLTDFTFLTGYLYYGSYYVIGASSVLFPPISLMFFPIIGFGIKYYGDLRKWGYNLLPGLALAISLPYGFLWNVLRTLRGK, from the coding sequence ATGCCCGAGGTTTTAATTCCAGTGGGACCTGGAGACAAGAAGGAGTGGGTTCAACGAACTTTGGCCTCCGCCACTGCGATTTCAGATAAGGTGACAGTTTACGACAACAGTGAGAGGGAAGATCTGGGAGAGCTCATAGACCGTTTCAACGTGAGGCATGTTAAGGACAGGAAGCTCGAGACAGTGAACATGGCTAAGCTGAGGAACAAGCTGCTTTCTCTGGCTACCGAAAACGTTGTGATCACCATGGACAGCGACGTAGTAATCCCGTCTGCAGAGTCCTTAGTAAAGAAGGTGAATGAAGATGGCTATGCCTATTCGTGGATGCACTACGCATACAGTGAAGAGGAACTGAAGAGGCCCCGGGCTGTAGGGGAGGAGAACCCTAACTTGGGATGCGCCGCGTTGAACGTGGAGAAGATAAGGGAAATAGGCATGTTCGATGAGAAGTATGCGAGAGATGAGGACATATGGCTTTACTCAAAGCTCAAGAAGAAAGGGATGACAGTAGGCCCTGTGGAGGAGAGGTGCCTTCACCTGAACTCGTCCCACCTCAGGAAGGACTTCAGGACTTCCTTGAGGGAAGCTAGGAGAAACTTATGGAGGACTAAGTACGACATGATGATGGTGTTCGATGGACTTACGGACTTCACCTTTCTCACGGGCTACTTGTACTATGGGTCTTATTACGTAATCGGAGCCTCATCCGTCCTTTTTCCACCGATCTCCTTAATGTTCTTCCCTATCATAGGTTTCGGGATCAAGTATTACGGTGATCTAAGGAAGTGGGGTTACAACCTTCTACCTGGGTTAGCGTTAGCTATATCGTTACCGTACGGGTTTTTGTGGAACGTTCTCAGGACTCTCAGAGGAAAGTGA
- a CDS encoding glycosyltransferase gives MQSIKNVEVGVVAHGLGVREVYSGEGKVYLTSFQMLEEKGVSYVPISFGKPKKRESIHFLPFSLPKFDKYQRILVKIPASRVKPKVFLNLSGVPIPLSRIAPHVIYAGAPAISSLPSKYIGIWRAYLIPFYLYLPKLKREASRCEIIANSKLSAKAISEVYGVREPDVIYPPVDVEKFGEVYAKKDREDMFVTIGRIERGKMLENAVQLSAKTGVKGVIVGSLIERDYLRRLTKLRDEIGAKVEIYHDLPQDQMIELMSTAKVYFHPTLGEHFGIPVVEAMSAGLIPLVPVNSGAYEVVPKELGYNSVEEASSKLKDLLNLDMREKMHEIAAGFSSSAFKARLWEHVSKYL, from the coding sequence GTGCAATCAATAAAAAACGTTGAAGTGGGAGTGGTAGCTCACGGCCTGGGGGTCAGAGAAGTCTACAGTGGAGAAGGAAAGGTGTACCTCACGTCGTTCCAAATGCTCGAAGAGAAAGGGGTCTCTTACGTCCCCATCTCTTTCGGGAAGCCTAAGAAGAGAGAGTCGATCCACTTCTTACCCTTCTCCCTTCCTAAGTTCGACAAGTATCAGAGAATCCTCGTGAAGATCCCAGCGTCCAGAGTTAAACCAAAGGTCTTCCTCAACTTGTCTGGAGTACCGATTCCTCTATCTCGAATAGCCCCTCACGTGATCTATGCAGGAGCCCCTGCAATTTCATCGCTCCCCTCAAAGTACATAGGAATCTGGAGGGCATACCTGATCCCTTTCTACCTTTATCTCCCCAAGCTGAAGAGAGAGGCTTCTAGATGTGAGATAATAGCTAACTCGAAACTTTCAGCTAAAGCCATAAGCGAAGTTTACGGTGTACGTGAGCCTGACGTGATATATCCCCCTGTTGATGTGGAGAAGTTCGGGGAAGTTTACGCCAAAAAGGACAGGGAGGACATGTTCGTGACTATAGGCAGAATAGAAAGAGGTAAGATGCTGGAGAATGCCGTACAGCTCTCAGCTAAAACGGGAGTGAAGGGTGTAATTGTGGGATCGTTGATAGAAAGGGACTACTTGAGGAGGTTAACCAAGCTGAGGGACGAGATAGGTGCCAAAGTCGAGATATACCACGACTTACCCCAAGACCAAATGATAGAATTGATGAGCACGGCAAAGGTGTATTTCCACCCTACTCTGGGGGAACACTTCGGCATACCTGTAGTGGAGGCTATGTCTGCAGGCTTAATCCCCTTGGTCCCAGTGAACAGCGGGGCATATGAAGTAGTACCCAAGGAGTTAGGATACAACTCGGTGGAGGAAGCGTCATCTAAACTCAAGGACTTGTTGAACCTTGACATGAGGGAAAAAATGCATGAGATAGCTGCAGGGTTTTCCTCCTCAGCTTTTAAGGCTAGACTATGGGAGCACGTGTCTAAATACTTGTGA
- a CDS encoding class II glutamine amidotransferase, whose product MIPSGCGVFGVIRKDGKKKIPGSTVVKAIEKVRHRGSDKGAGFATFNLGEGNVYSLKAFLEGDPSRIMRMLNEHGLQVTSMNASYERGSFCNCSIMTLGDVNRLKKAVRNINEVLWDDSRGKGRIYSVGTSVSVFKDVGYPADVARKYNVELMEGDMWLAHTRQPTNSPGFYPYWSHPFSTFNIAIVHNGDVSSFGANVEFLQNRGWESFVGTDSEVIAFLFQELLEEGIPLEEAVKIVLNPSRRSSALPSVKDYLYRNARLDGPFTAVIGYDSMDDLYLVGIADRSKFRPAIIGEDDDAFYVASEESEIREVSPNAKIWTLKPGSYFLASLKRGVISRGREDDEVMSFSPPPTFETDFFDIDAINLSSEELNSRLEELSWKGKLTIKGVNGQRFIGNTLPFKGIKGLEVHLYGVVGNSMANLNEGNTFHVHGNVQDDCCDTMHGGKVVVDGDARDVIGQTFQGGVIVVKGNAGNRVGIQMREYQNKKPYLIIGGMVDDYLGEYMAGGVTVVLDLKSKDARVGNFVGTGMVGGKIYLRGKVSPSKLGLQPPRFEFVRLLKALLMEKMITEEEMKDLSKMEYLEAMKKMQGKAKEYAKRLFEEKVGIPTFEYRELSEGEFKEISSCADEVKEYGEYLKEKFTVVYPSK is encoded by the coding sequence ATGATACCTTCTGGGTGCGGAGTGTTTGGAGTAATAAGGAAAGACGGCAAGAAGAAGATCCCCGGCTCCACTGTAGTGAAGGCAATAGAGAAGGTCAGGCACAGGGGTAGCGATAAGGGGGCAGGGTTCGCGACGTTTAACTTGGGCGAGGGAAACGTATACTCACTGAAGGCCTTCCTGGAAGGTGACCCCTCGAGGATAATGAGGATGCTTAACGAACACGGGCTCCAAGTTACGTCCATGAACGCGTCCTACGAGAGAGGTAGCTTCTGTAACTGCAGTATAATGACCCTCGGGGACGTGAACAGGCTGAAGAAGGCGGTAAGGAACATAAATGAAGTGCTCTGGGACGACAGCAGAGGTAAGGGAAGGATATACAGCGTGGGCACGTCTGTCTCAGTCTTCAAGGACGTAGGGTATCCAGCGGACGTGGCTAGGAAGTACAACGTGGAGTTGATGGAGGGAGACATGTGGCTAGCTCATACTAGACAGCCCACTAATTCCCCAGGTTTCTATCCCTACTGGTCCCATCCATTCTCGACTTTCAATATCGCTATAGTACACAACGGCGACGTTAGCTCCTTTGGTGCTAACGTGGAGTTCCTCCAGAACAGGGGGTGGGAAAGCTTCGTGGGGACCGACAGTGAGGTCATAGCGTTCCTCTTCCAGGAGTTGTTAGAGGAAGGAATCCCGTTAGAGGAGGCAGTGAAGATAGTCCTGAACCCCTCTAGACGGTCCTCAGCTTTACCTTCTGTAAAGGACTACTTGTACCGTAACGCCAGGCTAGACGGGCCATTCACGGCCGTGATAGGGTACGACTCCATGGATGACCTATACTTGGTCGGGATAGCCGACCGTTCCAAGTTTAGACCTGCGATAATCGGGGAAGACGACGACGCCTTTTATGTGGCTAGTGAAGAGAGCGAAATCAGGGAAGTTTCCCCCAACGCTAAGATATGGACTTTAAAGCCGGGGTCGTACTTCTTAGCGTCGCTCAAGAGAGGCGTCATCTCTAGAGGTAGGGAGGACGATGAGGTGATGTCGTTCTCTCCTCCTCCAACGTTCGAGACAGACTTCTTCGATATCGACGCCATAAACCTCTCTTCGGAGGAGCTTAACTCTAGGCTTGAAGAGCTGTCATGGAAGGGGAAGTTGACTATCAAGGGAGTCAACGGACAGAGGTTCATAGGCAATACCCTCCCCTTCAAGGGGATCAAGGGATTAGAGGTCCATCTCTACGGGGTTGTAGGGAACTCCATGGCTAACCTTAACGAAGGTAACACTTTCCACGTCCACGGTAATGTACAAGACGACTGTTGCGATACAATGCACGGAGGGAAGGTGGTAGTGGACGGCGACGCTAGGGACGTAATTGGGCAGACTTTCCAAGGAGGTGTGATAGTGGTCAAGGGAAACGCAGGGAACAGGGTAGGGATACAGATGAGGGAATATCAGAACAAGAAGCCTTACCTCATCATAGGGGGTATGGTTGACGACTACCTGGGAGAATACATGGCAGGTGGGGTGACAGTAGTGTTAGACCTGAAGTCTAAGGACGCCAGGGTCGGGAACTTCGTAGGGACAGGAATGGTAGGTGGGAAGATATACCTCAGGGGAAAGGTGAGTCCTTCGAAGCTTGGGCTCCAACCCCCTAGGTTTGAGTTCGTCCGCCTCTTGAAGGCCCTCCTGATGGAAAAGATGATCACAGAGGAGGAAATGAAAGACCTCTCTAAGATGGAGTACCTTGAGGCAATGAAGAAGATGCAGGGCAAAGCCAAGGAGTACGCTAAGCGTCTCTTTGAAGAGAAAGTCGGCATACCGACGTTCGAGTATAGGGAACTCAGCGAGGGAGAGTTCAAGGAAATCTCGAGTTGCGCTGACGAAGTCAAGGAATACGGGGAATACTTAAAGGAGAAGTTCACCGTGGTCTACCCCAGCAAGTAG